The genomic DNA TCCTCGGCGGCCAGTGCTCGATCTTCTCGATGAAGGCGCTCCGCGCGGTCATGGTCGAGAACCACCAGCAGACCCCGTGGGTCAACGACTCCGAGGTCGAGGACTCGCTCCTCAGCCTCCAGATCAAGTCGGCCGGCTACCTGACCAAGATCTCGGCGCAGGCCCGCGCCGACGTCGGCGGCATGACCACGGTCCGCTCGCTCGACGGCCAGCAGGTCAAGTGGAACTACGGCGCCATCGACCTGATGTGGCCGGGGCAGCGCGGCGACACCAAGGGCCAGCCCTTCCACCCGAACCTGCGGCTGCGCTGGGCCGAGAACTTCGGCATGGCGACCAACATCTTCACCCGCATCATGTTCGTGCTGCTGCTCGCCGCGTCGCTCAGCATCAACGCCTTCGTGTTCAGCCCCATCTGGCTGATCCCGCCGGTCGTCGCCATCCTGCTGAACGTCCGCATCGCCTTCTCGATGAAGAACCGCAACGCCCGCGACGTGCTCTTCGCGGCCACGGGTATCCCGGCGGAGATCTACATGTGGCTGCGCGCCGGGCACTTCGTGCGCGCCTGGGCCAAGTTCCTCTCCCGCGTCAAGGTCGACAACTGGGCCGAGCAGGCCAAGGCCGAGCGCGGCTCGGGCAAGGCGTACCTCACGCCCCTGATCGTCCTCGGCGTCTCCTTCCTCGTGCTCGGCTACACCTGGTTCCATCTGCCGATCCTGATCCAGACCTCGATCCTCTGGCTCGGCTGGCCCGTCCTCTACGTCGTGACGATCGCCCAGACGGTGGTCATGATCAGCAAGCTCTTCCGCCGGCAGCGCGGATACAAGGTCTGAGCCCTCCCCCTCGGCTCGGAAGCCGCTCCGCCTCGCCGGATCCAGGCCGGCGAGGCGTGAGCGGTGTTATCTTGCGGCTCTCGGACGATCCGACGGCCGTTCCACCTCCCCCGACAGGAACCCCCGATGAAGCTCCGTCGCGCTCTCTCCGCCGCCGCCGCGGTGTCCGCCCTGCTCGTCGCGGCCGGCTGCAGCACCCCGCCGTGGGAGGCCGCCCAGGTCAGCGCGAAGCCGTCG from Microlunatus sagamiharensis includes the following:
- a CDS encoding glycosyltransferase family 2 protein, coding for MSINFDLPQGGADAEHTAAHAAERTVETVELADLAEVTPVATAAAADEQEQATGGSLSRYLHQHLADIEALPTYRPRIGVIIPAYNEAESIEDVLRGLLAQTRLPDEIHVIINNTKDNSFELAAAFAGPHKGAKVKGQKRQRTEVFVHDIGENPDKKVGALNYGFNLIQDAEYLLGVDGDTVLAPNAVEKLEQEIVSDTRIGGISAIYSIDDTLIKGPVAKLLIAGQRTQFAAFNMQNMLRGRNMAVLGGQCSIFSMKALRAVMVENHQQTPWVNDSEVEDSLLSLQIKSAGYLTKISAQARADVGGMTTVRSLDGQQVKWNYGAIDLMWPGQRGDTKGQPFHPNLRLRWAENFGMATNIFTRIMFVLLLAASLSINAFVFSPIWLIPPVVAILLNVRIAFSMKNRNARDVLFAATGIPAEIYMWLRAGHFVRAWAKFLSRVKVDNWAEQAKAERGSGKAYLTPLIVLGVSFLVLGYTWFHLPILIQTSILWLGWPVLYVVTIAQTVVMISKLFRRQRGYKV